The Candidatus Accumulibacter similis genome has a segment encoding these proteins:
- the pap gene encoding polyphosphate:AMP phosphotransferase has translation MFESAELGHKIDKETFKVEEPKLRAALLDAQDQLRENGSFPVIILISGVDGSGKGDTINTLYEWMDPRYMSTRTFSAPTPEERERPSMWRFWRALPKKGRIGIAAGSWYSWPIAERIAGDLSRADFDQRMDELNRFEAMLVNEGALILKFWIHLSKDAQRERLKSIEANPLTRWRVTKASWERLKTYDKLQEVAGHLLRTTNTPWAPWIIVEGTDDRYRSLTVGKTILESLQKRLADKREQSAPVAPPFAPRFDSLDVLSALDMTQSLAKKDYEIELATWQGRLAELMRHPDFKKRALILAFEGSDAAGKGGAIRRVMTAMDARQYQIIPVAAPNEEERARPYLWRFWRHMPRLGRVVIFDRTWYGRVLVERIEGFCSQADWLRAYSEINDFEHDLWRAGGIVVKFWLQISDEEQLKRFENRAQVEHKRYKITEEDWRNREKAAAYHEAVCDMVDRTSTGTAPWTIVESNDKYFARVKVLRTICERLEKELKIDLAKQPRVVIARESTAEAATQPTAKEAERSTVREAQKATAKEAEQSTAKEAQKATAKEAKQPQADTAKRSRAQHAKEVRAEKSREAKERKTAAASAKASPTA, from the coding sequence ATGTTTGAATCGGCAGAGCTGGGACACAAGATCGACAAGGAAACCTTCAAGGTCGAGGAGCCGAAGTTGCGGGCTGCACTTCTCGACGCCCAAGACCAGTTGCGTGAGAATGGCAGCTTCCCGGTGATCATTCTGATCAGCGGCGTCGACGGCTCGGGCAAGGGTGACACCATCAACACCCTCTACGAGTGGATGGACCCCCGCTACATGTCGACGCGCACCTTTTCGGCACCGACTCCGGAAGAGCGGGAGCGACCCTCGATGTGGCGTTTCTGGCGGGCGCTTCCGAAAAAGGGGCGAATAGGGATTGCCGCCGGTTCGTGGTATTCGTGGCCGATCGCAGAGCGGATTGCCGGTGACCTTTCGCGGGCCGATTTCGACCAGCGCATGGACGAACTCAACCGGTTCGAGGCGATGCTGGTCAACGAGGGCGCACTGATACTCAAGTTCTGGATTCACCTTTCCAAGGATGCGCAACGCGAGCGCCTCAAGTCGATCGAGGCCAACCCCCTGACTCGCTGGCGAGTGACCAAGGCCAGCTGGGAACGACTGAAGACCTACGACAAGCTGCAGGAGGTTGCGGGCCACCTGTTGCGCACAACCAATACGCCGTGGGCGCCGTGGATCATCGTCGAGGGAACCGATGACCGCTACCGTTCGCTGACCGTTGGCAAGACGATTCTTGAGTCACTCCAGAAGCGGTTGGCCGACAAGCGAGAACAGAGTGCGCCGGTAGCGCCGCCCTTCGCGCCGCGGTTCGACAGTCTCGATGTTCTGAGTGCGCTGGACATGACGCAAAGTCTGGCGAAGAAGGACTACGAGATCGAGCTGGCGACGTGGCAGGGACGGCTAGCGGAACTGATGCGCCACCCCGACTTCAAGAAGCGGGCGTTGATCCTGGCTTTCGAAGGTTCGGACGCGGCAGGCAAGGGCGGCGCCATCCGACGGGTAATGACGGCGATGGATGCGCGGCAATATCAGATCATTCCCGTCGCCGCGCCGAACGAGGAGGAGCGCGCGCGACCCTATCTGTGGCGATTCTGGCGGCACATGCCGCGCCTTGGCCGAGTAGTCATTTTCGACCGGACTTGGTACGGTCGCGTGCTCGTCGAGCGGATCGAGGGATTCTGCAGCCAAGCCGACTGGTTGCGTGCATACTCCGAGATCAACGACTTCGAGCACGACCTGTGGCGGGCTGGCGGCATCGTAGTCAAGTTCTGGCTGCAGATCAGCGACGAGGAGCAACTCAAGCGCTTCGAGAATCGGGCTCAAGTCGAGCACAAGCGTTACAAGATCACCGAGGAAGACTGGCGCAACCGCGAAAAGGCCGCCGCTTATCATGAAGCCGTCTGCGACATGGTTGACCGTACCAGTACCGGCACCGCACCATGGACGATCGTCGAGTCCAATGACAAGTATTTTGCCCGGGTGAAGGTCCTGCGAACGATTTGCGAACGCTTGGAGAAGGAACTCAAGATCGATCTGGCGAAGCAGCCGAGGGTGGTGATCGCGCGAGAGTCCACGGCTGAGGCCGCCACCCAGCCTACTGCCAAGGAAGCGGAGCGGTCGACCGTCAGGGAGGCGCAGAAAGCGACCGCCAAGGAAGCTGAGCAGTCGACCGCCAAGGAGGCGCAGAAAGCGACCGCCAAGGAAGCCAAGCAGCCCCAGGCCGATACGGCGAAGCGCTCCAGAGCCCAGCATGCCAAGGAAGTGCGCGCGGAGAAGTCGAGAGAAGCGAAGGAGCGCAAGACCGCAGCGGCCAGTGCGAAGGCGAGTCCCACGGCGTGA